The nucleotide sequence TTCAAGAGTGATCGTTCTTCCTGTCCCTAAATATGAGTCAATCTCTCATTGTCAACATCTCGGAGGAATGGGCCAACATAATGAACAGCAGGCACATGGATCTTTTCCTCATCCCCACTGTTCTGCTGACTTCAGTCACTTTGCTGGTCAACCCCGTGTTGTTCCTATGCATACTGTGTTTCCCTTCGCTACGTAAGGAGAACCGCTACCTGCTCCTCGCAAACATGCTCATAGCCGACGTGCTCTTCCTCACCATCAACCTCACAGTGGTCTCCTGCAACACGGTGGGCAAGGACATGCACCACATTTTGTGCGAGTTCATGCTGTTTAGCACTGTGACGACGTATAGCTGTTCCTTGCTCACGGTCACATTGATGGTCGTCGACACGTACGTGGCAGTGCGCTGGCCTCTGCGTTACAATGAGATTCTACCCCCATGCAGAGCCAGAAAGATAATCGTGGCCTTGTGGGTGCTGTCGGCGGTGTGTCCCATGTCTTTGCTAGTGGTGTTTGATGTGTTCATCAACAAACAGTCTCGTCgagtgtgtttggtgttgattaCTCTGCATTCGAATCAGAATGTGACGACCAAAATTCATCTGTACTTCATCATTGCCGTCAGCCTGTGCACAGCGCTCATAGTGTACTGCTACGTCCGTCTCTACATCATCACTAAGACTTCTGGAATATGGCGGAATCGCTACTCCAGGGCACGTATGACGCTGTTGGCTCACGCTCTGTTGCTCATGATGTATTTCACTCCGGCGCTGGTCTTTTGGGTTGAGCTGGCTCTTTTACAGGGACATTATACCGTGAGCGAGGCCGCAGTGTGGATTAACCTGGTGAACATGAGCGTGCTAATGTTGCTGCCCCGCTTCTGCACGCCTTACCTGTACATCCTACGGTATCGGGAGATTTACAAGACTCTTCAGCAGGTGTTGTGGAAGAAGAGACATCTCGGTCAGATCAGGGCAGTCTAGACGTCAAGCGGAACTTGCACATCAACCCTGGAAAATGCCTGCTGGAGGGAGGatgctgaaatgtgttttgaCTGAGCCTTGCTGCGTCTCTACCGAGAAAGTGACTGAAATatgagaaaatacatttatatttaaaggtccaatgtgtcattttttggaagatctataaatagaaatgcaatataatatacataactaaatgaggtgtataaagaccttaaataatgaagcattatgtttttattatcttagaatgagatatttcggAAAgcgccattttgtttctatagtagccctaaacggacaaacttctctacagaaCGCTTTATCTCCTTCGGGAAAGAAGCGAAagcgtgacgacatcttagtgcttcgagagggaggggtggagtgagccgctggttgcaattcgcaacctcactgctagatgacgccaaatttcatacactggacttgTTAACATTTACCCTGGTTAATGTTTTGCAAAGCTGCAATTCTTCATACAAttattttgg is from Triplophysa dalaica isolate WHDGS20190420 chromosome 3, ASM1584641v1, whole genome shotgun sequence and encodes:
- the LOC130418515 gene encoding probable G-protein coupled receptor 148 is translated as MSQSLIVNISEEWANIMNSRHMDLFLIPTVLLTSVTLLVNPVLFLCILCFPSLRKENRYLLLANMLIADVLFLTINLTVVSCNTVGKDMHHILCEFMLFSTVTTYSCSLLTVTLMVVDTYVAVRWPLRYNEILPPCRARKIIVALWVLSAVCPMSLLVVFDVFINKQSRRVCLVLITLHSNQNVTTKIHLYFIIAVSLCTALIVYCYVRLYIITKTSGIWRNRYSRARMTLLAHALLLMMYFTPALVFWVELALLQGHYTVSEAAVWINLVNMSVLMLLPRFCTPYLYILRYREIYKTLQQVLWKKRHLGQIRAV